A DNA window from Dunckerocampus dactyliophorus isolate RoL2022-P2 chromosome 17, RoL_Ddac_1.1, whole genome shotgun sequence contains the following coding sequences:
- the clic3 gene encoding chloride intracellular channel protein 3, with protein sequence MQRGLMDRKTAADTPEIELFVKASSDAESVGNCPFCQRLFMILWLKGANFKITTVDMKQPQPSLKALAPGSQPPFLLYNGDVKTDTNKIEEFLEENLAPPQYPKLCCRYKESTSIGEDIFRKFSAYIKNPNPVLNEMLEKKFLSTLVKLNMYFDTPLLHELDHNPNATESCRPYLDGDSLTLADCNLLPKLNIVKVVCKKYRNFDIPAELKGLKRYLDNAYKRDEFRFTCPNDSEILIAYQSVAKYLNTK encoded by the exons ATGCAGAGGGGACTGATGGACCGAAAAACGGCTGCTGATACCCCCGAGATTGAATTGTTCGTCAAG GCCAGCAGTGATGCTGAGAGTGTGGGCAATTGTCCTTTCTGCCAGAGACTCTTCATGATTCTCTGGTTGAAGGGCGCCAACTTTAAAATCACCACTGTGGACATGAAGCA GCCGCAGCCCTCACTGAAGGCCTTGGCGCCGGGCTCTCAGCCTCCCTTCCTGCTCTACAACGGTGACGTCAAAACAGACACCAATAAGATTGAGGAGTTCCTGGAGGAGAATCTGGCGCCGCCACA GTACCCAAAACTGTGCTGTCGATACAAGGAGTCAACCTCCATTGGAGAAGACATCTTCCGGAAATTCTCAGCATACATAAAGAATCCCAACCCTGTACTaaatgaaa TGCTGGAGAAGAAATTCTTATCAACCCTGGTGAAGCtcaacatgtactttgacacGCCGCTCCTTCACGAGCTGGACCACAACCCAAATGCCACAGAGTCTTGTCGTCCCTACCTGGACGGGGACAGTCTCACTTTGGCCGACTGCAACTTGCTTCCCAAACTCAACATTGTCAAG GTGGTGTGTAAGAAGTATCGCAACTTTGACATCCCTGCAGAGCTGAAGGGTCTCAAACGTTACCTGGACAACGCCTACAAAAGGGACGAGTTTCGCTTCACCTGCCCCAATGACTCCGAGATCCTCATCGCGTACCAATCTGTGGCAAAGTATCTGAATACCAAATAG